A DNA window from Arachis hypogaea cultivar Tifrunner chromosome 18, arahy.Tifrunner.gnm2.J5K5, whole genome shotgun sequence contains the following coding sequences:
- the LOC140173072 gene encoding transcription factor MYB88-like, with protein sequence MDLYEDSPASSEYSTGSTILPLSAGDIIEHSSHRDIETEMKTTQIEDKKEVDGCERGVLVTATLDQVDMLPNSEEQINNDSAVSASSRVEFGSPVQVTPIFRSLAAGIPSPQFSESERNFLRKTLGVESPSLNPSAQPSQLPPCKRALLDSLQS encoded by the exons ATGGATCTGTATGAAGACTCTCCAGCCAGTTCTGAATACAGTACAGGATCAACTATCCTCCCTCTCTCAGCTGGTGACATTATAGAACACTCTTCACACCGGGATATAGAAACTGAAATGAAAACCACACAAATTGAAGATAAGAAAGAAGTAGATGGATGTGAGAGAGGTGTTCTAGTTACTGCAACCCTGGATCAAG TAGATATGCTGCCGAATTCGGAAGAACAAATAAACAATGATAGCGCTGTTTCTGCCTCATCAAGAGTGGAGTTTGGTTCCCCTGTTCAAGTAACTCCGATATTCAGATCTTTGGCTGCAGGGATTCCCAGCCCACAATTTTCGGAAAGT GAAAGGAACTTCTTAAGGAAAACACTAGGAGTGGAGTCTCCATCTCTCAACCCAAGTGCTCAACCATCACAACTGCCACCCTGCAAAAGAGCCCTACTAGACAGTTTACAATCCTAG